The genome window AATTTTTTCCTGTGCTGCCATTTGAGACAAAAAGGAAAGAGACAGAATCAGACTTATATAGAATTTTTTAGTTTTCAAAAGAATCCTCCGCAGGAACCATTCTGCTAACGCCTTCAAAACGACAGCCGGTTTCCATGATAATTTTGGGAGCGGTTATATCGCCGATGACCTCGGCATTTCCCATGAGTTCCACCTGAGATTCGGCATTTACATTGCCCCGGATTTTACCGCGAACATGGATTGAACGGGCTCCTATCTCGGCAGTAACATCGGCATTTTCGTCAATGTATAGGTCGCCCTTTGCATTGATTTTACCTTCGAATTTTCCCTTAATCATCAATTCTCTGGTAAAAGACAGCTCTCCGCAAAAGCTGATATCATCTGCCAGAACCGTATCCAGCTTGTGTTCTTT of Oceanispirochaeta crateris contains these proteins:
- a CDS encoding bactofilin family protein; this translates as MAEIHSRKIKEHKLDTVLADDISFCGELSFTRELMIKGKFEGKINAKGDLYIDENADVTAEIGARSIHVRGKIRGNVNAESQVELMGNAEVIGDITAPKIIMETGCRFEGVSRMVPAEDSFEN